One part of the Actinomyces howellii genome encodes these proteins:
- a CDS encoding AGE family epimerase/isomerase, which yields MGLGWFGAPEHNRWLADETHALLRFARGAAVPAGFGWIGSDGEVDTSHPVELWITGRMTFAFSLGALMGIPGCRRFADHGVRSLSKVMRDHERGGWYSAVRHDLDAEGRGVPVDPDGRKECYQHAFVMLAAATATAADRPGAHELLREAMAAQDRYWWDDTYGMPVESYAADFTDPEAYRGINAAMHTVEAYLAATDVTGDITWLTRAVQIIDFAVNVQARANGWRLPEHYDTSWHPRPDYNKDEPAHPFRPYGVTPGHGLEWARLTVQARGALVARSLPVPDWMLDAAEELFERARLDGWRVDGAPGFVYTTDFNGEPVVHERMHWVVCEGVSAAAAIRRALLDDGRGEIEVEHYEHCYRSWLDYAEEFLIASPGVWTHELDRDNRPSTRTWAGHPDVYHALQTTLIPRLPVWPAMGQALAEARLDKPAAHIPIKAQPARRRGLFGRP from the coding sequence ATGGGACTGGGATGGTTCGGCGCCCCCGAGCACAACCGCTGGCTGGCTGACGAGACGCACGCACTGCTTCGCTTCGCCCGCGGGGCGGCGGTGCCCGCCGGCTTCGGCTGGATCGGCTCTGACGGCGAGGTGGACACCTCCCACCCGGTCGAGCTGTGGATCACCGGCCGCATGACCTTCGCCTTCTCTCTGGGCGCCCTCATGGGCATCCCCGGCTGCCGGCGCTTCGCCGACCACGGCGTGCGCTCCTTGAGCAAGGTCATGCGCGACCACGAGCGGGGCGGCTGGTACTCCGCCGTGCGCCACGACCTCGACGCCGAGGGACGCGGGGTCCCGGTCGACCCCGACGGCCGCAAGGAGTGCTACCAGCACGCCTTCGTCATGCTCGCTGCGGCCACCGCCACCGCCGCCGACCGCCCCGGCGCCCACGAGCTGCTGCGCGAGGCGATGGCCGCCCAGGACCGCTACTGGTGGGACGACACCTACGGCATGCCCGTGGAGTCCTACGCCGCCGACTTCACCGACCCGGAGGCCTACCGCGGCATCAACGCCGCCATGCACACCGTCGAGGCCTACCTGGCCGCCACCGACGTCACCGGGGACATCACCTGGCTCACGCGCGCGGTCCAGATCATCGACTTCGCGGTCAACGTGCAGGCCCGTGCCAACGGCTGGCGCCTGCCCGAGCACTACGACACGAGCTGGCACCCCCGTCCGGACTACAACAAGGACGAGCCCGCCCACCCCTTCCGCCCCTACGGCGTCACCCCAGGCCACGGCCTGGAGTGGGCGCGCCTGACCGTCCAGGCCCGAGGCGCCCTCGTGGCCCGCTCCCTGCCCGTCCCCGACTGGATGCTCGACGCCGCCGAGGAGCTGTTCGAGCGGGCGCGCCTGGACGGGTGGCGCGTCGACGGTGCGCCGGGCTTCGTCTACACGACCGACTTCAACGGCGAGCCGGTCGTCCACGAGCGGATGCACTGGGTGGTCTGCGAGGGGGTGAGCGCGGCCGCCGCCATCCGCAGGGCCCTGCTCGACGACGGCCGGGGCGAGATCGAGGTCGAGCACTACGAGCACTGCTACCGCTCGTGGCTCGACTACGCCGAGGAGTTCCTCATCGCCTCACCGGGTGTGTGGACCCACGAGCTCGACCGCGACAACCGCCCCTCGACCCGCACGTGGGCGGGGCACCCCGACGTCTACCACGCCCTGCAGACCACCCTCATCCCCCGTCTGCCGGTGTGGCCGGCGATGGGGCAGGCCCTGGCCGAGGCGCGCCTGGACAAGCCCGCCGCCCACATCCCGATCAAGGCCCAGCCCGCCCGGCGTCGGGGCCTGTTCGGCAGGCCCTGA
- a CDS encoding ROK family transcriptional regulator, protein MRRGSNLPHVSSFNRAVVLEAIRHSGDGLTRAQLGRVTGLSAQTVSNVTRTLLDRHLVRETRVVAQEGRGRPGTALELDPAGGFAVGIHIDPSALGTAVVDLTGEVVVQNHGPLPSPTDPGALIEHLHHEVRRMVAEARVPSSRLLGIGVAAPGPIDDEAGSVSPPLLPDWGTVPLRPLLARATGVDVVLDKDVIAAAKAVLWTGDAPDRENFLVVYVGAGAAIIPVIRGQVFRGTSGNAGETMHLPGDPASGSPHRWTLGGCLGERELVAHAHRLGIDLPGAVGSWDPHVVSEGFSHLVGLAHDGQDRAVEVFDAAGRVLGTAALVVTELLDITAIVMTGPRWESMRPLCEPALLSVIDDHAVHGQPRPLTLHTSRLATCSGTVGAACLVLDRLFSPHHSRLLITQ, encoded by the coding sequence ATGCGCCGCGGCAGCAACCTTCCCCACGTGTCGTCCTTCAACCGGGCGGTGGTCCTTGAGGCGATCCGCCACTCCGGCGACGGCCTGACCAGGGCGCAGCTGGGCCGAGTGACGGGCCTGTCCGCGCAGACGGTCTCGAACGTGACCCGCACGCTGCTCGACCGGCACCTCGTGCGCGAGACCCGCGTCGTGGCCCAGGAGGGCAGGGGCAGACCCGGCACGGCCCTCGAGCTCGACCCCGCCGGGGGCTTCGCCGTCGGCATCCACATCGACCCCTCGGCCCTGGGCACCGCCGTCGTCGACCTCACCGGCGAGGTCGTCGTCCAGAACCACGGCCCGCTGCCCTCACCCACCGACCCCGGGGCGCTCATCGAGCACCTGCACCACGAGGTCCGCCGGATGGTGGCCGAGGCCCGGGTCCCCAGCTCCCGGCTCCTGGGGATCGGGGTGGCCGCCCCCGGCCCGATCGACGACGAGGCCGGATCCGTCAGCCCGCCGCTCCTGCCGGACTGGGGGACGGTGCCCCTGCGCCCGCTGCTGGCCCGAGCCACCGGGGTGGACGTCGTCCTCGACAAGGACGTCATCGCCGCGGCCAAGGCGGTCCTGTGGACCGGGGACGCCCCCGACCGGGAGAACTTCCTCGTCGTCTACGTCGGCGCGGGGGCGGCGATCATCCCGGTCATCCGGGGCCAGGTGTTCCGTGGGACCTCGGGCAACGCGGGCGAGACGATGCACCTGCCAGGAGACCCGGCCTCGGGGTCGCCCCACCGCTGGACCCTGGGAGGGTGCCTCGGCGAGCGCGAGCTCGTGGCCCACGCCCACCGGCTCGGCATCGACCTGCCGGGCGCCGTCGGCTCCTGGGACCCGCACGTCGTCTCCGAGGGCTTCTCCCACCTGGTCGGGCTCGCCCACGACGGGCAGGACCGCGCCGTCGAGGTCTTCGACGCGGCGGGGCGGGTCCTGGGGACGGCCGCCCTGGTCGTCACCGAGCTGCTCGACATCACGGCGATCGTCATGACCGGGCCCCGGTGGGAGTCGATGAGGCCGTTGTGCGAGCCCGCGCTGCTGTCGGTCATCGACGACCACGCGGTCCACGGGCAGCCGCGCCCCCTGACCCTCCACACCTCCCGCCTGGCGACGTGCTCGGGCACGGTCGGGGCGGCCTGCCTCGTCCTCGACCGCCTCTTCTCCCCGCACCACTCCCGCCTGCTCATCACGCAGTGA
- a CDS encoding extracellular solute-binding protein yields the protein MIIPSPSPGALRRPCPLTASRRSFLVGAGLGAAAAALAACSGSSGERSSTTLTIAYQKTSTFFQLDDLLHKAKEEFEAANSEVTIKLSPIEAEQDQYFTKLALMNGSSDTAPDIIYEDTFQIRSDAAAGYLMPIDEYLEGWEDWSQFVDSAKEAGVGDDGKTYGVSMGTDTRGIYVNKTILAQAGLPADWQPTTWEEILAAARAVKEKVPDVIPLNIYAGKAGGEQTTMQGFEMLLYGTDDVLYDDSTQKWFTGSTGMLDSLTFMKTVYDEGLGPDLDLALDATIGSRVSSSLLPEGKLAIAVDGSWLPGFWISGDNEWPQWQETIGLAKMPTQNGQGAGFTSMSGGWTLAIGSQCANPEAAFQFISIALNQENSLKYATENAAIAVRTDVAESEEYLGYNPSFEFFSGLVEYTHFRPATPDYSQISANIQTACESVITGQATPQEACDTYDAGLVKIVGDDKVQEA from the coding sequence ATGATCATCCCTTCCCCGTCCCCCGGCGCCCTGCGGCGCCCCTGCCCCCTGACCGCCTCGCGCAGGTCGTTCCTCGTCGGCGCGGGGCTTGGCGCCGCAGCCGCCGCCCTGGCCGCCTGCTCCGGGTCCTCCGGGGAGCGCTCGAGCACGACGCTGACCATCGCCTACCAGAAGACCTCGACCTTCTTCCAGCTCGACGACCTGCTGCACAAGGCAAAGGAGGAGTTCGAGGCCGCCAACTCCGAGGTCACGATCAAGCTCAGTCCCATCGAGGCCGAGCAGGACCAGTACTTCACCAAGCTCGCCCTCATGAACGGCTCGTCGGACACCGCGCCCGACATCATCTACGAGGACACCTTCCAGATCCGCTCCGACGCCGCGGCGGGCTACCTCATGCCCATCGACGAGTACCTTGAGGGGTGGGAGGACTGGAGCCAGTTCGTCGACTCCGCCAAGGAGGCCGGGGTCGGCGACGACGGCAAGACCTACGGCGTGTCGATGGGAACCGACACCCGGGGCATCTACGTCAACAAGACCATCCTCGCCCAGGCCGGCCTGCCTGCCGACTGGCAGCCCACGACCTGGGAGGAGATCCTCGCCGCCGCCCGTGCGGTCAAGGAGAAGGTCCCCGACGTCATCCCGCTCAACATCTACGCCGGCAAGGCCGGAGGCGAGCAGACCACGATGCAGGGCTTCGAGATGCTCCTGTACGGCACCGACGACGTCCTGTACGACGACTCCACCCAGAAGTGGTTCACGGGGTCCACCGGGATGCTCGACTCCCTCACCTTCATGAAGACCGTCTACGACGAGGGCCTGGGTCCCGACCTCGACCTGGCCCTGGACGCCACGATCGGCTCGCGCGTGTCCTCCAGCCTCCTGCCCGAGGGCAAGCTCGCCATCGCCGTCGACGGCTCGTGGCTGCCGGGCTTCTGGATCTCGGGGGACAACGAGTGGCCCCAGTGGCAGGAGACGATCGGCCTGGCCAAGATGCCCACCCAGAACGGGCAGGGAGCCGGCTTCACCTCGATGTCCGGGGGGTGGACGCTGGCCATCGGCTCCCAGTGCGCCAACCCGGAGGCGGCCTTCCAGTTCATCTCCATCGCCCTCAACCAGGAGAACTCCCTCAAGTACGCCACGGAGAACGCGGCCATCGCCGTACGCACCGACGTGGCCGAGTCCGAGGAGTACCTGGGCTACAACCCCTCCTTCGAGTTCTTCTCCGGCCTGGTGGAGTACACCCACTTCCGCCCCGCCACCCCGGACTACTCCCAGATCTCCGCGAACATCCAGACGGCGTGCGAGTCGGTCATCACCGGCCAGGCCACGCCTCAGGAGGCCTGCGACACCTACGACGCAGGCCTGGTCAAGATCGTCGGCGACGACAAGGTCCAGGAGGCCTGA